A window from Plasmodium cynomolgi strain B DNA, chromosome 7, whole genome shotgun sequence encodes these proteins:
- a CDS encoding TBC domain containing protein (putative) yields MIVGKNFWDEEKDAPILKRNGNYINKENCEYVCKRAEHFYEIMLSYIKEEIDVEIRENCNDKEILRIIKLDAERTFNKEENRSLLIEVLQSIYPITNDYHQGISFISSFLLLFLEPREVVKIITGLHRYYLPGYFKAMPKAYVRDSRVFLSILNHFHPNLYEHIKNLITPEAFVSKWFIGLNVHVLTFESLMLFFEHLLKEGEIFLFKYSIALCRTLELEIMNTNDVSKLLALLRLDQKLFPNDYKKSEAQKIGDFFLNIIEASLKVDMTNIDLDKLREEACEQMRLEEERRKQIEMERLLTDDEIIFSDEEEEEDDLDDDDEGDADLTQSEQGNKSDHADNLDRVEKSLNVELNKLQLDEENKAKPEDAKEKAISSGEAQKSEKKNVEKRECEEADCI; encoded by the coding sequence ATGATCGTGGGCAAAAATTTCTGGGATGAGGAGAAGGACGCGCCTATTCTGAAGAGAAATGGAAATTACATTAACAAAGAGAACTGCGAATATGTTTGCAAGCGTGCAGAACATTTCTACGAAATTATGTTAAGTTACATTAAAGAGGAAATCGATGTGGAGATTCGAGAAAATTGTAATGATAAAGAAATTTTGaggataataaaattagaCGCTGAAAGAACATTTaacaaggaagaaaatcGATCTCTACTAATCGAAGTGCTGCAATCCATTTATCCAATAACGAATGATTACCACCAAGGCATATCATTtatctcttcctttttgttgctttttttagAACCAAGGGAAgtggtaaaaattattaccgGTTTACACAGATATTACTTACCAGGGTATTTTAAGGCAATGCCAAAAGCATACGTGAGGGATTCTCGTGTGTTCTTAAGTATCTTAAATCATTTCCATCCAAAtttatatgaacatataaaaaacttGATAACTCCCGAAGCCTTCGTTTCTAAGTGGTTCATTGGTCTCAATGTGCACGTCTTGACATTCGAATCgcttatgttattttttgagCACTTGttgaaagaaggagaaatatttttgtttaaatataGTATTGCTTTGTGCAGAACTTTGGAACTAGAAATTATGAATACGAATGACGTTTCTAAGCTTCTAGCGCTTTTGCGATTAGACCAAAAACTTTTCCCCAATGATTATAAAAAGTCGGAAGCGCAGAAAATTGgagatttctttttaaacattATTGAAGCTTCGTTAAAAGTGGACATGACAAACATCGACTTGGACAAATTGAGGGAAGAAGCGTGTGAGCAGATGAGGCTGGAGGAGGAAAGGAGGAAGCAAATTGAGATGGAGCGCCTTTTGACGGATgacgaaattattttttccgacgaggaggaggaggaagacgacctagatgatgatgacgaggGGGATGCAGACCTGACGCAGAGCGAGCAGGGGAACAAATCGGACCACGCGGATAATTTGGATCGTGTGGAAAAATCGCTCAATGTGGAACTGAACAAATTGCAGCTTGACGAGGAAAACAAGGCCAAGCCAGAAGACGCAAAAGAGAAAGCAATTTCAAGCGGAGAGGCCCAAAAAAGTGAGAAGaaaaacgtggaaaaaagggagtgtGAAGAGGCGGACTGCATTTGA